From Candidatus Methylomirabilota bacterium, a single genomic window includes:
- a CDS encoding ATP-binding protein gives GPEAAAAICRAAGRSRDYLMADHNWIPAAVADQLVKLGQELMHEPDEERWARRYGESFMDWKPREERSYLGTYSMGIGNPRAAYERAATIYGHQSRGLYRLDILEVGRHHAVYHWTPLPGQAITVWRCTWAKVQCERFPTNWGLPRARIVESSCAARGADACRWDIRWTNPSRGRRFWAPSLVGGGVAALLGAAATSAGSWPLVAAAPLPLVAGVALGQSLRERYQRQHTQRLLDLQSEEIIYSNRELEKKFAELETRIEQLSLLTDLSAAVSGTLDPEKIYDQTLSRLVHLMRYEKAYLFVVDRERQVLCGHRMAGLDAGAVPFAGVDVPLDPQLSASARAVITGLPVLVNDVEHTDEPIHLPLVQAHQVRSFVAVPLRVREQVFGALSVTASDVGRFDHGDVELLTAVASHVALAIDKAESFQTIEDLSRSLEDKVRVRTEQLRSTNEELRTAYRDLQATQQQLIQREKMASVGQLVAGVAHELNNPIGFISSNVTTLEDFVRRLRAMLEAYQDATLPEADRTRVAERRRELKIDYALKYLDAMIDGIRDGADRTRKIVRDLRVFARTPDDVWQPVDLNEELESSLTLLNHLLKDRITVRREYGALGAVECVRSQIDQVFLNVLANAAQAIHGPGTITIETRREGSRAIIRIADTGPGMPAEAIGRIFDPFFTTKPVGEGTGLGLSISYEIVTKHGGEIRAENRPEGGAVFTLELPVARAAADAPTGAGA, from the coding sequence CGGCCCCGAGGCCGCCGCCGCGATCTGCCGCGCGGCCGGACGATCGCGCGACTACCTCATGGCCGACCACAACTGGATCCCGGCGGCGGTGGCCGATCAGCTGGTCAAGCTGGGCCAGGAGCTGATGCACGAGCCCGACGAGGAGCGGTGGGCCCGCCGGTACGGCGAGTCCTTCATGGACTGGAAGCCCCGTGAGGAGCGCTCCTATCTCGGCACCTACTCCATGGGCATCGGCAATCCGCGGGCGGCCTACGAGCGGGCCGCCACCATCTACGGCCACCAGAGCCGCGGGCTCTACCGGCTCGACATCCTCGAGGTTGGCCGGCACCACGCGGTCTACCACTGGACGCCCCTGCCCGGGCAGGCCATCACGGTCTGGAGGTGCACGTGGGCCAAGGTGCAGTGCGAGCGGTTCCCGACCAACTGGGGCCTGCCCCGGGCGCGGATCGTCGAGAGCTCGTGCGCGGCGAGGGGCGCGGACGCGTGCCGCTGGGACATCCGCTGGACGAATCCGTCCCGCGGACGCCGCTTCTGGGCGCCCTCCCTGGTCGGCGGAGGCGTCGCGGCCCTTCTCGGCGCGGCCGCCACGTCGGCGGGCAGCTGGCCCCTCGTGGCCGCCGCGCCCCTGCCCCTGGTCGCCGGGGTGGCCCTGGGTCAGTCGCTCCGCGAGCGCTATCAGCGACAGCACACCCAGCGCCTGCTGGATCTGCAATCCGAGGAGATCATCTATTCGAACCGCGAGCTGGAGAAGAAGTTCGCGGAGCTGGAGACGCGGATCGAGCAGCTCTCGCTCCTCACCGACCTCAGCGCCGCGGTGAGCGGCACCCTCGACCCCGAGAAGATCTACGACCAGACCCTGAGCCGGCTCGTCCACCTGATGCGCTACGAGAAGGCCTACCTCTTCGTGGTGGACCGCGAGCGCCAGGTGCTGTGCGGCCACCGGATGGCCGGTCTCGACGCGGGGGCCGTGCCCTTCGCGGGCGTCGACGTGCCGCTCGACCCGCAGTTGAGCGCCAGCGCCCGCGCCGTGATCACCGGGCTGCCGGTCCTGGTCAACGACGTGGAGCACACCGACGAGCCGATCCATCTGCCGCTGGTCCAGGCCCATCAGGTGCGCAGCTTCGTGGCGGTCCCGCTGCGCGTGCGCGAGCAGGTGTTCGGCGCGCTCTCGGTGACCGCCTCCGACGTGGGCCGCTTCGACCACGGCGACGTGGAGCTGCTCACCGCGGTGGCCAGCCACGTGGCCCTCGCCATCGACAAGGCCGAGAGCTTCCAGACCATCGAGGACCTGTCCCGCAGCCTCGAGGACAAGGTGCGCGTGCGCACCGAGCAGCTGCGGAGCACCAACGAGGAGCTGCGCACGGCCTATCGCGATCTGCAGGCCACCCAGCAGCAGCTCATCCAGCGGGAGAAGATGGCCTCGGTGGGCCAGCTGGTGGCCGGGGTGGCCCACGAGCTGAACAACCCGATCGGCTTCATCTCCTCGAACGTGACCACGCTGGAGGATTTCGTGCGCCGCCTGCGCGCGATGCTCGAGGCCTACCAGGACGCCACCCTGCCCGAGGCCGACCGCACCCGGGTGGCCGAGCGGCGGCGCGAGCTCAAGATCGACTACGCGCTGAAGTATCTCGACGCGATGATCGACGGCATCCGCGACGGGGCCGACCGGACCCGCAAGATCGTGCGTGACCTGCGGGTGTTCGCGCGCACGCCCGACGACGTGTGGCAGCCGGTCGACCTCAACGAGGAGCTGGAGTCGAGCCTCACGCTCCTGAATCATCTCCTGAAGGACCGCATCACGGTGCGGCGGGAGTACGGCGCCCTCGGCGCGGTGGAGTGCGTGCGCTCGCAGATCGACCAGGTCTTCCTCAACGTCCTCGCCAACGCGGCCCAGGCCATTCACGGGCCCGGCACCATCACCATCGAAACCCGGCGGGAGGGCTCCCGGGCGATCATCCGAATCGCCGACACCGGCCCCGGCATGCCGGCCGAGGCGATCGGCCGCATCTTCGACCCGTTCTTCACCACCAAGCCGGTCGGCGAAGGCACCGGGCTCGGCCTGTCGATCAGCTACGAGATCGTCACCAAGCACGGTGGCGAGATCCGCGCCGAGAACCGGCCCGAAGGGGGGGCCGTCTTCACCCTGGAGCTCCCGGTGGCCCGCGCCGCCGCTGACGCCCCGACCGGGGCCGGCGCATGA
- a CDS encoding adenylate/guanylate cyclase domain-containing protein: MSAPAAVLLVDDEPRVLDALEALLAMEHEVFRADRPETALELLRTKEVAVVVSDQRMAGMTGTELLTRSRDVAPDVVRILLTAFTDTEALMDSINAAGVYHFLLKPWDPHELRHVVARAVEHYRLCRERAQLVADLGAKNAELEQTLEHLRGAQDDLVREASVRAHLQRYVSPQLADLAIADPGMLELPGDWRDATVLFADIRGFTRLIESNPAPVVIQLLDEYFTEMIEVIFRHHGTVEQLVGDEIVALFGVPEPGPDVAVRAVRAAFDMVAAVRDLAARWAAEGRPTFDIGIGISSGRVMAGTIGSDRRRELIVVGRAMIAASRIQRMTRLFDAHIILGEDTFLGVRDVVECRELGRLRLKGIRPRQTLYEVCGVREPVTTTLAST; the protein is encoded by the coding sequence ATGAGCGCGCCCGCCGCGGTGCTCCTCGTGGACGACGAGCCGCGCGTGCTCGACGCCCTCGAGGCGCTCCTCGCCATGGAGCACGAGGTCTTCCGCGCCGACCGTCCGGAGACCGCGCTGGAGCTGCTGCGGACGAAGGAGGTCGCGGTGGTGGTGAGCGACCAGCGGATGGCCGGCATGACCGGCACCGAGCTGCTCACCCGCAGCCGCGACGTCGCGCCGGACGTGGTGCGCATCCTCCTCACCGCGTTCACCGACACCGAGGCGCTGATGGACTCGATCAACGCGGCCGGGGTCTACCACTTCCTGCTGAAGCCCTGGGATCCGCACGAGCTGCGGCACGTGGTGGCCCGCGCGGTCGAGCACTATCGCCTGTGTCGCGAGCGCGCCCAGCTGGTGGCGGACCTCGGGGCGAAGAACGCCGAGCTCGAGCAGACCCTCGAGCACCTCCGGGGGGCCCAGGACGACCTGGTCCGCGAGGCGTCGGTGCGCGCGCACCTGCAGCGTTACGTGTCGCCCCAGCTGGCGGACCTCGCCATCGCCGATCCGGGGATGCTCGAGCTGCCGGGCGACTGGCGCGACGCCACCGTGCTCTTCGCCGACATCCGCGGCTTCACGCGTCTCATCGAGTCGAACCCGGCGCCGGTGGTGATCCAGCTCCTCGACGAATACTTCACCGAGATGATCGAGGTGATCTTCCGCCACCACGGCACGGTGGAGCAGCTGGTCGGCGACGAGATCGTGGCCCTCTTCGGCGTGCCCGAGCCGGGGCCCGACGTGGCCGTGCGTGCGGTGCGGGCCGCCTTCGACATGGTGGCCGCGGTGCGCGACCTGGCCGCGCGATGGGCCGCCGAGGGCCGGCCCACCTTCGACATCGGGATCGGGATCAGCTCCGGCCGGGTGATGGCCGGGACCATCGGCTCGGACCGCCGGCGGGAGCTGATCGTGGTGGGACGGGCGATGATCGCGGCGTCCCGGATCCAGCGGATGACCCGGCTCTTCGACGCGCATATCATCCTCGGCGAAGACACGTTCCTCGGGGTTCGCGATGTCGTAGAATGCCGCGAGCTCGGCCGGCTCCGGCTCAAGGGCATCCGGCCGCGCCAGACGCTCTACGAGGTCTGCGGGGTCCGCGAGCCGGTGACGACGACTCTGGCCTCGACGTGA
- a CDS encoding sigma-54 dependent transcriptional regulator, translated as MDETTILIVDDEPRVLDALEAILAAEFRVLRAGHGEEALARLAAEPDVAVIVTDHRMPGMTGVELLRRSQELTPDAIRIVLTAYTDVDNLMEAINTGRIYHFVPKPWDPNELLLVVRRAAERWGLARENVRLRDELEVAYNALRRDAAAGRDKPASFDALVGADTGLRVAVDLARKVLDGDTTVLLLGETGTGKELFAHLIHANGPRRVKPFVAQSCGALPDSLLESELFGHTRGAFTGAVGERKGLFEEADGGTIFLDEVGETSPAMQLRLLRVLQEGELRRVGGGATRRVDIRVIAATNADLEADVAAGRFRRDLYYRLNVFPIRLPPLRERTGDISALADHFLRQACRRARRAVPAVGADALQLLQTYPWPGNVREMENELERAVALADTGRPLGPVHLSERIAAGAGAVATVRTLNEAVEALKRRMIEDALHECGSKTRAAERLGLTRQSLQQMLRRRQ; from the coding sequence GTGGACGAGACGACGATCCTGATCGTGGACGATGAGCCGCGCGTGCTCGACGCGCTGGAGGCGATCCTCGCCGCCGAGTTCCGCGTGCTGCGGGCCGGCCACGGCGAGGAGGCGCTGGCCCGGCTCGCCGCCGAGCCGGACGTCGCGGTCATCGTGACCGACCACCGGATGCCCGGCATGACCGGCGTCGAGCTGCTGCGCCGCAGCCAGGAGCTGACCCCGGACGCGATCCGCATCGTGCTGACCGCCTACACCGACGTCGACAACCTCATGGAGGCGATCAACACCGGGCGCATCTACCACTTCGTGCCCAAGCCGTGGGATCCCAACGAGCTGCTGCTGGTGGTGCGCCGGGCCGCCGAGCGCTGGGGCCTCGCCCGGGAGAACGTGCGGCTCCGCGACGAGCTGGAGGTGGCCTACAACGCGCTCCGGCGCGACGCGGCGGCCGGCCGCGACAAGCCCGCGTCGTTCGACGCGCTGGTGGGCGCCGACACCGGGCTGCGAGTCGCGGTGGATCTCGCTCGAAAAGTTCTCGACGGCGACACCACCGTGCTGCTGCTCGGCGAGACCGGCACCGGCAAGGAGCTGTTCGCGCACCTCATCCACGCCAACGGCCCCCGCCGGGTGAAGCCGTTCGTGGCCCAGAGCTGCGGCGCGCTGCCCGACTCGCTGCTGGAATCCGAGCTGTTCGGCCACACCCGCGGCGCGTTCACCGGCGCGGTCGGCGAGCGCAAGGGCCTCTTCGAGGAAGCCGACGGCGGCACCATCTTCCTCGACGAGGTCGGCGAGACCTCGCCCGCGATGCAGCTGCGGCTCCTGCGCGTGCTGCAAGAGGGGGAGCTGCGCCGGGTCGGCGGCGGTGCGACCCGGCGCGTGGACATCCGCGTGATTGCGGCCACCAACGCCGACCTGGAGGCCGACGTGGCCGCCGGCCGGTTCCGCCGGGACCTCTACTACCGGCTCAATGTCTTCCCCATCCGCCTGCCGCCATTGCGCGAGCGGACCGGCGACATTTCCGCGCTCGCCGATCATTTCCTCCGCCAGGCGTGCCGGCGTGCGCGGCGCGCGGTGCCCGCGGTGGGCGCCGACGCGCTCCAGCTCCTGCAGACCTACCCGTGGCCCGGCAACGTGCGCGAGATGGAGAACGAGCTGGAGCGCGCGGTGGCGTTGGCCGACACCGGGCGTCCGTTGGGTCCCGTCCATCTCTCGGAGCGCATCGCGGCCGGCGCGGGCGCCGTCGCCACCGTCCGAACGCTCAACGAGGCGGTGGAAGCCCTCAAGCGTCGGATGATCGAGGATGCGCTCCACGAGTGCGGCTCGAAGACCCGCGCCGCCGAGCGCCTGGGCCTCACCCGCCAGAGCCTGCAGCAGATGCTCCGCCGCCGCCAGTAA
- a CDS encoding glycosyl hydrolase family 28-related protein — MHAMPMNPSRRVFLCRSIGLAAPWLLSPRPAWAAGAGGEFNVRDHGARGDGRTLDTRAIQAAIDSARQTGGTVLFPPGEYLSGSLHLRSHITVRLSAGSVLIASKEEADFDPVERLGYDSHSDAETRDFRFALLQGRDLVGLRILGPGRIDGNRTSRGGPKPIALKRCRTTQIRELTIVNAPNYNISLLGCDGVDIRGVTILNGYSDGIDPDCSRNVRISDCHIESRDDAIVLKASFALGTRGTTQDVRVTNCHLSTIHNGLKLGTESAGHFRNIVFSHCTIVGRSHAWKGDLSSGVSLEMVDGGKLERVVVSDLRMTNVRAPIFVRLGNRGRGQERRLAGTLQNVSISNVVAVGAMTASSITGIPDHPVSEIRLQSIRITVRGGASADVASRSVPELEQRYPDAYMFHDLPAYGLYCRHVRGLRCDRVELDADRPDARPAVVLDDVARARVGAFRATPPAEGQPLIWLRSVQDCQVSGLRASPGTRAVLRLSGSDTARVSLVGNDFSHVDQIAMVDGSVVETALRLEGNVMPGPLAPRSPRGQTLAID, encoded by the coding sequence ATGCACGCGATGCCGATGAATCCATCGCGACGGGTGTTCTTGTGTCGCTCCATCGGGCTGGCCGCGCCGTGGCTGCTTTCCCCCCGACCCGCATGGGCCGCCGGCGCCGGTGGCGAGTTCAACGTCCGCGATCATGGAGCGAGGGGCGACGGTCGCACGCTCGACACGCGGGCGATCCAGGCCGCCATCGACTCTGCCCGACAGACGGGCGGCACCGTGCTCTTTCCTCCCGGCGAGTACCTGTCGGGCTCGCTCCATCTGCGTAGCCACATCACCGTGCGCCTGAGCGCGGGCTCGGTCCTGATCGCCAGCAAGGAGGAAGCCGATTTCGATCCGGTCGAGCGCCTCGGCTATGACTCCCATTCGGACGCGGAAACCCGGGACTTCCGCTTTGCCCTTCTCCAGGGGCGCGACCTGGTTGGCCTCCGCATTCTCGGGCCAGGACGCATCGACGGGAACCGGACGAGCCGCGGAGGGCCCAAGCCGATCGCGTTGAAACGCTGTCGAACCACCCAGATTCGTGAGCTGACCATCGTCAATGCGCCGAACTACAACATCAGTCTCCTCGGCTGCGATGGCGTGGACATCCGAGGTGTCACCATTCTGAATGGGTACTCCGACGGAATCGATCCCGATTGCTCCCGCAATGTGCGGATCAGTGACTGTCACATCGAGTCTCGGGACGACGCGATCGTTCTCAAGGCCAGCTTCGCCCTGGGCACTCGCGGCACCACGCAAGACGTGAGGGTGACCAACTGCCATCTCAGCACCATTCACAACGGCCTCAAGCTCGGCACCGAATCGGCCGGCCACTTCAGGAATATCGTCTTCAGCCATTGCACGATCGTCGGCCGGTCCCACGCGTGGAAGGGCGACCTGAGCTCCGGCGTCTCGCTCGAGATGGTCGACGGGGGGAAGCTGGAGCGCGTCGTCGTGTCGGATCTTCGAATGACCAATGTTCGGGCGCCCATCTTCGTTCGCCTGGGCAACCGGGGCCGGGGACAGGAACGACGCCTGGCGGGTACTCTCCAGAACGTGTCCATCTCGAACGTCGTGGCCGTCGGCGCCATGACCGCGTCGTCGATCACCGGCATACCCGACCATCCGGTCTCCGAGATCCGGCTCCAGAGCATTCGGATCACCGTCCGGGGTGGGGCGAGCGCCGACGTCGCTTCTCGGAGCGTGCCGGAGCTGGAGCAGCGATATCCGGACGCCTACATGTTCCACGATCTGCCGGCGTACGGCCTCTACTGCCGCCACGTACGGGGCCTCCGGTGTGACCGTGTCGAGCTGGACGCGGATCGGCCAGATGCGCGTCCCGCGGTGGTACTGGACGACGTCGCTCGGGCGCGCGTGGGGGCCTTCCGGGCGACGCCACCCGCAGAAGGACAGCCGTTGATCTGGCTGCGCTCGGTGCAGGATTGTCAGGTCAGCGGCCTTCGCGCGAGCCCGGGAACCAGAGCGGTGCTGCGGCTCAGCGGCTCGGACACGGCTCGGGTGAGCCTGGTGGGGAACGATTTCAGCCACGTGGACCAGATTGCGATGGTGGATGGATCGGTCGTGGAGACCGCCTTGCGGCTGGAGGGAAACGTGATGCCGGGGCCCCTGGCGCCACGTAGCCCGCGCGGGCAAACCCTCGCGATCGATTAG
- a CDS encoding YajG family lipoprotein, translated as MSSRSLAPITLVLALTVNGCGTTALDVRYPEQGVNRALLASVAPRRVQIGNVDDRRLETARVGIEPGGKGEIVTSRSVADIVHEALGIEMSKNGHLLVSDRPDVVVRPAVEVFSLDAVEGYASVQYVGRVVIALTVADGRTGDTLLTRRYAGVRRRQVDKPDESQWREVLDTALARAMHDLATDPDLVAALGGSRPSPARPAA; from the coding sequence GTGAGCTCGCGGAGCCTGGCTCCGATCACGCTCGTCTTGGCCTTGACGGTCAACGGGTGCGGGACCACGGCGCTCGATGTCCGCTATCCGGAGCAGGGCGTGAACCGGGCCCTGCTCGCGTCGGTTGCACCTCGTCGGGTCCAGATCGGCAACGTCGACGATCGCCGCCTGGAGACCGCGCGGGTCGGCATCGAGCCCGGTGGCAAAGGCGAGATCGTCACGAGCCGCTCGGTCGCCGACATCGTGCACGAGGCGCTCGGCATCGAGATGAGCAAGAACGGTCATCTCCTCGTGTCCGACCGGCCGGACGTCGTGGTGAGGCCGGCCGTCGAGGTGTTCTCGCTCGACGCGGTCGAAGGATACGCGAGCGTGCAGTATGTCGGGAGGGTCGTCATCGCGTTGACCGTCGCCGATGGACGTACGGGCGATACGCTCCTGACCCGGCGATACGCCGGCGTCAGGAGACGGCAGGTCGACAAGCCCGACGAGAGCCAGTGGCGCGAGGTCCTCGACACCGCGCTCGCCCGCGCCATGCACGACCTGGCCACCGATCCGGACCTCGTCGCGGCCCTCGGCGGATCCCGCCCGTCGCCGGCCAGGCCGGCGGCCTGA
- a CDS encoding LLM class F420-dependent oxidoreductase, whose translation MDIGCHLPNQGPLATGEALVRFCREAERRDVASLWVSDHVIFPRTATGSYPGGRFPHPPDKPYLEPVTVLAAAAVCTSRARLGASVFILGHRHPVVMAKMLTSIDALSGGRLICGVGVGWWKEELEILGVPFHARGRHGDEILRAFKALWTEDNPRLDGEFFRFHDLGFAPKPVQKPHPPIWVGGDSPGAFRRVVTLGDGWHATSKDPAQLAAALERLRAVADRHGRDMKTIAISVRYSLPDTLLAGGPQRAIDELAGYRRLGVSHVAIDFRRDDLPRMLELLELITGTIRPAVEKA comes from the coding sequence ATGGATATCGGTTGCCATCTTCCCAACCAGGGGCCGCTCGCCACCGGCGAGGCGCTCGTGCGCTTCTGCCGCGAGGCCGAGCGTCGTGACGTCGCCTCGCTGTGGGTGAGCGACCACGTGATCTTCCCGCGCACCGCCACCGGGAGCTATCCGGGCGGCCGCTTCCCGCATCCGCCCGACAAGCCGTACCTGGAGCCGGTCACCGTGCTCGCGGCAGCCGCGGTGTGCACCAGCCGCGCGCGGCTCGGCGCGTCGGTGTTCATCCTCGGGCATCGCCATCCGGTGGTGATGGCCAAGATGCTCACGAGCATCGACGCGCTCTCCGGCGGCCGGCTGATCTGCGGTGTCGGGGTCGGCTGGTGGAAGGAGGAGCTGGAGATCCTGGGCGTACCCTTCCACGCGCGCGGCCGCCACGGCGACGAGATCCTCCGGGCGTTCAAGGCGCTCTGGACCGAGGACAACCCGCGCCTGGACGGCGAGTTCTTCCGGTTCCACGATCTCGGCTTCGCGCCCAAGCCGGTGCAAAAGCCGCATCCGCCGATCTGGGTCGGCGGCGACAGTCCGGGCGCGTTCCGTCGCGTGGTCACGCTGGGCGACGGCTGGCACGCGACGTCCAAGGATCCGGCCCAGCTCGCCGCGGCCCTGGAGCGGCTGCGCGCGGTGGCCGACCGACACGGCCGCGACATGAAGACCATCGCCATCTCGGTGCGCTACAGCTTGCCCGACACGCTGCTCGCGGGCGGCCCGCAGCGGGCGATCGACGAGCTGGCCGGCTACCGGCGCCTCGGCGTGAGCCACGTCGCGATCGACTTCCGCCGCGACGACCTGCCCCGCATGCTCGAACTGCTCGAACTGATCACCGGCACGATCCGGCCTGCGGTGGAGAAGGCGTAG
- a CDS encoding VOC family protein translates to MPYRINHIHLKASDPRKTADWYVRAFGFKIVSDETRVFGDRFVRCQSEDGTPVNISGARTNEMLGPGDAKAHHGLEHFGFDSDSLEADIARLEGLGARLLEGPIEIPGGPRICFVQAPDDVRVELIQRRPGISGGCC, encoded by the coding sequence ATGCCCTACCGGATCAATCACATCCATCTGAAGGCCTCGGATCCGCGCAAGACCGCCGACTGGTACGTGCGAGCCTTCGGCTTCAAGATCGTCTCCGACGAGACGCGCGTCTTCGGCGACCGGTTCGTGCGCTGCCAGAGCGAGGACGGCACCCCGGTCAACATCTCCGGCGCGCGCACCAACGAGATGCTCGGCCCCGGCGACGCGAAGGCGCACCACGGTCTCGAGCACTTCGGCTTCGACTCCGACAGCCTCGAGGCGGACATCGCGCGGCTGGAAGGCCTCGGGGCCCGGCTCCTGGAAGGGCCGATCGAGATCCCCGGCGGCCCGCGCATCTGCTTCGTCCAGGCTCCGGACGACGTGCGCGTCGAGCTGATCCAGCGGCGGCCCGGCATCTCGGGCGGGTGCTGCTGA
- a CDS encoding SDR family NAD(P)-dependent oxidoreductase, with the protein MELRGQAAIVTGAGRNIGRAIALELAGMGADIVVAEMDEATGKRTADEVRALGRRALAVRTDVTRLADLQAMADRTMAEFGRIDILVNNAGIHKSMHTADVTEADWDRLLAVNAKGVFFASQAVLPHMVAAKRGNIISLASMAGKMGLKTSLVYGVTKAAVISMTRSLALAHAADGIRANCVCPGIVETDMIFQVDREAGEGLMGLRPGEYLKQRVEQIPLGRIEKAEDVANVVGFLASGKSSYMTGQAINVTGGLVMH; encoded by the coding sequence ATGGAGCTCCGGGGGCAGGCTGCGATCGTCACCGGCGCGGGGCGCAACATCGGCCGGGCCATCGCGCTGGAGCTGGCGGGCATGGGGGCCGACATCGTGGTGGCCGAGATGGACGAGGCGACGGGCAAGCGCACCGCCGACGAGGTGCGCGCGCTCGGGCGACGCGCCCTCGCGGTGCGCACCGACGTCACCCGGCTCGCCGATCTGCAGGCGATGGCCGATCGGACGATGGCCGAATTCGGGCGCATCGACATCCTGGTGAACAACGCGGGCATCCACAAGTCGATGCACACCGCGGACGTGACCGAGGCGGACTGGGACCGCCTGCTCGCGGTCAATGCCAAGGGCGTGTTCTTCGCCAGTCAGGCGGTGCTGCCGCACATGGTGGCGGCGAAGCGCGGCAACATCATCAGCCTGGCCTCGATGGCCGGCAAGATGGGGCTCAAGACCTCGCTGGTCTACGGCGTCACCAAGGCCGCGGTGATCAGCATGACCCGAAGCCTCGCCCTCGCCCACGCCGCCGACGGCATCCGGGCCAACTGTGTCTGCCCGGGCATCGTCGAGACCGACATGATCTTCCAGGTCGACCGCGAGGCCGGCGAGGGGCTCATGGGCCTGCGTCCCGGTGAGTACCTCAAGCAGCGCGTCGAGCAGATCCCGCTCGGCCGCATCGAGAAGGCGGAGGACGTGGCCAACGTCGTCGGCTTCCTCGCCTCCGGCAAGTCGTCCTACATGACCGGTCAGGCCATCAACGTGACCGGCGGCCTCGTGATGCACTAG
- a CDS encoding efflux RND transporter periplasmic adaptor subunit, translating into MSGPRPAQRRRATRLFSTFLLGLAAGAGCSGEPPSAVERKPAPAGATGGSRVTAVSVAPVEAKALDRMVDATGSLLAWEEVVLNTSIAGTVARLLVDLGDRVQAGQVVAEQDPRETALAVEQAEAGVGAARDGLQRAQAQGQAALAQLQQVRASRRSLEAGLNRTRAGLEETRANLERMRKLAADALVAPREVDVARTQYETAAAQHETSQVELGQFPDRVRVAEANLESDRSAVRVAESELRRREADLALARKKLTDVTLRAPITGAIARRHLNPGQYVTENTAVFTIVRTDVLKFTGTVPEHAALELRPGQSIRIRVDPLPTRDFPGRVTRVSPAVDVTSRTVTIEAEVPNREGLLRPGLFARAAVLLRQDQAVAFVPEGAVAYFAGITKVFVVEGGVARERTVGLGARKGGLIEVVRGVQPGEQVATSGLAQLHDGAPVTVAGSAPPGAAAGTPDARPR; encoded by the coding sequence GTGAGCGGCCCCCGCCCCGCCCAGCGACGACGCGCGACCCGTCTGTTCTCGACTTTCCTGCTCGGACTCGCGGCCGGAGCCGGCTGCTCGGGGGAGCCGCCAAGTGCCGTCGAGCGCAAGCCGGCGCCCGCCGGAGCCACCGGCGGCTCCCGGGTCACCGCGGTGAGCGTCGCCCCCGTCGAGGCCAAGGCGCTCGATCGCATGGTCGACGCCACCGGGAGCCTCCTGGCGTGGGAGGAGGTCGTCCTCAACACCTCCATAGCCGGGACCGTGGCCCGCCTCCTGGTGGATCTCGGCGATCGCGTGCAGGCCGGCCAGGTGGTGGCGGAGCAGGACCCGCGCGAGACGGCGCTGGCCGTGGAGCAGGCCGAGGCGGGGGTCGGGGCCGCGCGGGACGGCTTGCAGCGGGCGCAGGCGCAGGGCCAGGCGGCCCTCGCCCAGCTCCAGCAGGTGCGGGCGAGCCGTCGGTCCCTGGAGGCCGGCCTGAACCGAACGCGGGCCGGGCTCGAAGAGACGCGCGCCAACCTGGAGCGGATGCGCAAGCTGGCCGCCGATGCCCTGGTGGCGCCGCGGGAAGTGGACGTGGCCCGGACGCAGTACGAGACGGCGGCCGCGCAGCACGAGACGTCCCAGGTGGAGCTGGGCCAGTTCCCCGACCGGGTGCGGGTCGCCGAGGCCAACCTGGAGAGCGATCGCTCGGCGGTCCGGGTGGCAGAGTCCGAGCTGCGGCGCCGCGAGGCCGACCTGGCCCTGGCGCGCAAGAAGCTGACCGACGTCACGCTCCGAGCGCCCATCACCGGCGCCATCGCCCGCCGCCACCTCAATCCCGGCCAGTACGTCACCGAGAACACCGCCGTGTTCACCATCGTGCGTACCGACGTGCTGAAGTTCACCGGCACCGTGCCCGAGCACGCGGCGCTCGAGCTGCGGCCGGGCCAGTCGATACGCATCCGCGTCGATCCGCTCCCCACCCGCGACTTCCCGGGACGGGTGACGCGCGTCAGCCCGGCGGTGGACGTGACGAGCCGAACCGTCACGATCGAGGCCGAGGTGCCCAACCGAGAGGGGCTTCTCCGGCCGGGCCTCTTCGCGCGGGCCGCCGTGCTCCTGCGCCAGGACCAGGCAGTGGCTTTCGTGCCGGAGGGCGCGGTGGCGTACTTCGCGGGCATCACCAAGGTGTTCGTCGTGGAGGGCGGAGTGGCTCGTGAGCGGACCGTCGGCCTGGGCGCACGCAAGGGCGGGCTCATCGAGGTCGTCAGGGGCGTGCAGCCCGGCGAGCAGGTCGCCACCTCGGGCCTCGCCCAGCTCCACGACGGGGCGCCGGTGACGGTCGCCGGATCCGCGCCGCCGGGCGCGGCCGCGGGCACGCCCGACGCCCGCCCGAGATAG